DNA from Micromonospora sp. M71_S20:
GCCCGCCATGACCTGTGCCGGCACGCCACTGGTCATGGGCTGCCCCGGCTTACGCGGAGGTGGATTGATTGGGAGCTTGTATCACTTGATGTTGAAGAGAGTGGCATGGGACGACGGGGCTACCACCGAAGTTCAAGCGCAAGGTCTTGGCCTGATCGAGTCCGGCCGGTCGGTGACCGACGTGGTTCGGGACCTGGGCATCAGCGGTCAGTCGATATACACCTGGCGGCGACAAGACCGTATTGAGCGTGGCCTGGTGCCAGGGCTGAGTAGTGCGAAGAAGAGGAACTGACTGCGGCGAAGCGGCGGATCGCGCAGCTTGAGGTGGAGTTGCACGCCACCCGACACGCGATGGAGTTGGTGCGGAGGTGGTGCCTCCAAAAGACGCTACGAGGCGGTCAAGGTATTAATGGCCGCCGAAGGCATCCCGGTGGAGGTGGCGTGTCGGGTGGTCGACGTGTCGACGTCGGGCTACTACGAGTGGCTGACCCGGTCGATCGACGCCTCCCGGCCGCCGCACTGGTCACCAACGCCCTGGGCATGGCCATCGACAGTCGATGGTCAGCAGCCGGCACGATCATCCATTCCGACCAGGGCGTGCAGTCGCCTCCTGGGCCTTCACCACACGCGCCCGCGACCCCGGGCTGATGCCATCGATGGGCGGCGTCGGCGACTGCTGCGACAACCCGCGCTCCGTTCGGTACGCCCGCCGGCGGCCCGGCCCAGGGGCTTGCTAGCCGCGGGGTGAACATCGGTCGTCGACTTGCCGTTTCCCTCGGGGCGAGGGCTCGGCCGGCCATAGGATCTCTGCGGCCGGCCGTGCCGACCGCGAAAGGGTGACGATGGAGATTCGAGCCGGAGCCAGGGGCCGGGTGGTCATGCTGGTCGACAACGCGGTCCAGGGCGACTCCCGGGTGCAGAAGTCGGCCCGGTCGGCCGCCGCCGCCGGCTGGGACGTCACCCTGCTGGGCCGCTCGCCCGACGGGGAGCCGCACCGGTGGCGGATCGGCGAGGCCCTGGTGCGGCTGCTGCCGATGGGCCGTCCCGGCGCGCCCGTGCGCCGGACGACGCGCCGGGACGCGGCGGCGCTGCTCGCGCGCCTCGGCCTGCGGACGGCGGTCGAGCGGGCGTACACCCGA
Protein-coding regions in this window:
- a CDS encoding transposase, producing the protein MLKRVAWDDGATTEVQAQGLGLIESGRSVTDVVRDLGISGQSIYTWRRQDRIERGLVPGLSSAKKRN